A single Triticum dicoccoides isolate Atlit2015 ecotype Zavitan chromosome 2A, WEW_v2.0, whole genome shotgun sequence DNA region contains:
- the LOC119359064 gene encoding probable pectinesterase 66, whose translation MRAPFCLLLIVGVLLLLRWPASSLASVQVARTITVDQRGGGDYTTVQSAVDAVPDGNSQWVKIYVKQGSYREKVIIPSEKDFILLEGDGSSSTDINFDSRVDGADAPGIAPITGRLRGNLAEISQTYNSSTFTVHSDNFVARNITFKNTYTGNNPAVAFLMDGDKGAFYDCAFHGYQDTLSDLAGRHYFRRCLVQGAVDFIFGYGRSIYQDCTLVSNMAASSQQPGWVTAHGRAADKSAAFVFKGGSITGSGQQYLGRAWNEQAAVVFYQVNMASIVVPQGWAKWTSTQHVSQVTFAEVGCSGPGSATGGRVPWEKHMDNAEVQRFVDIGFIDDGWLSNQP comes from the exons ATGCGGGCGCCGTTCTGCCTCCTCCTCATcgtaggtgtgctcctgctgctccGGTGGCCGGCGTCGAGCCTCGCTTCGGTGCAGGTGGCCCGGACCATCACCGTGGACCAGCGCGGAGGAGGGGACTACACGACGGTGCAGTCGGCGGTGGACGCCGTGCCGGACGGCAACAGCCAGTGGGTCAAGATCTACGTCAAGCAAGGGAGCTACAG AGAGAAGGTGATAATCCCAAGTGAGAAGGACTTCATCTTGCTCGAAGGTGACGGCTCCTCGTCAACGGACATCAACTTCGACTCACGTGTTGACGGCGCCGACGCGCCCGGCATCGCCCCTATCACGGGCCGCCTGCGTGGCAACCTCGCGGAAATCTCGCAGACGTACAACAGCTCCACCTTCACAGTCCATTCCGACAACTTCGTCGCCCGCAACATCACCTTCAAG AACACGTACACCGGCAACAATCCGGCGGTTGcgttcctcatggacggcgacaaggGCGCGTTCTACGACTGCGCCTTCCACGGGTACCAGGACACGCTCTCCGACCTCGCCGGCCGGCACTACTTCCGCCGCTGCCTCGTCCAGGGCGCTGTGGACTTCATCTTCGGCTACGGGAGGTCCATCTACCAGGACTGCACCCTCGTGTCCAATATGGCGGCGTCGTCCCAGCAGCCCGGGTGGGTGACGGCGCACGGCCGGGCCGCCGACAAGAGCGCCGCGTTCGTGTTCAAGGGCGGTTCCATCACCGGCTCCGGGCAGCAGTACCTCGGCCGCGCGTGGAACGAGCAGGCCGCCGTCGTGTTCTACCAGGTGAACATGGCCAGCATCGTCGTCCCGCAGGGGTGGGCTAAGTGGACCTCCACCCAACATGT GTCACAAGTGACGTTTGCGGAGGTCGGATGCAGTGGCCCGGGTTCCGCCACCGGAGGAAGAGTGCCATGGGAGAAGCACATGGACAATGCGGAGGTGCAGAGATTCGTGGACATCGGGTTCATCGACGACGGTTGGCTATCTAATCAACCCTAG